The Williamwhitmania taraxaci genome includes a region encoding these proteins:
- a CDS encoding HAD family hydrolase, whose amino-acid sequence MQPKFFSQFNSPIRSVIFDLGGVILPIDYQLTLNKFEDIGFENFQQTFTQAAQNQTFDLLDKGLIDPAAFRNEIRRLAAKEIPDTDIDAAWNAMLLDFIPSRLRVLEQVKRCCNTYLLSNTNEIHYDVYIKQLFAKTGLESLSQFFNKEYYSHLIHLRKPDAASFELILRENNLTASETLFIDDTLQHVQGAQRVGLKAYHLKVNEGESIEALFADIL is encoded by the coding sequence ATGCAACCAAAATTTTTCAGCCAATTCAACAGCCCCATTCGTAGCGTTATTTTTGATCTTGGGGGAGTTATCCTTCCAATCGATTACCAACTTACCCTTAATAAATTTGAGGATATAGGATTCGAAAACTTTCAGCAGACCTTTACCCAGGCTGCCCAAAACCAAACCTTCGACCTTCTCGATAAAGGATTAATTGACCCAGCAGCCTTCCGCAACGAGATTCGTAGGCTTGCCGCCAAGGAAATTCCCGATACCGATATCGATGCCGCCTGGAACGCTATGCTCCTCGACTTTATCCCCTCACGCCTTCGCGTTCTTGAACAGGTAAAACGGTGCTGTAACACTTATCTGCTAAGCAATACCAACGAGATTCACTACGATGTATATATCAAACAGCTGTTCGCCAAAACAGGGTTAGAGTCGCTCTCCCAATTCTTCAATAAAGAGTATTACTCACACCTCATCCATTTGCGAAAGCCCGATGCTGCATCTTTTGAACTCATACTCCGCGAAAATAACCTCACGGCCTCCGAAACACTCTTTATCGACGATACGCTCCAGCACGTGCAGGGTGCACAACGGGTTGGTTTAAAGGCGTACCATCTTAAAGTTAACGAAGGAGAATCCATCGAAGCCCTCTTCGCCGATATCCTTTAG
- a CDS encoding GIY-YIG nuclease family protein, with protein sequence MVRYQLGPRNPDHRKMVGIFAVYGGSAKRNPRGSDLVSLGGIMGFCNLCIKMAYFTYILQSKKDGSYYIGSTLNIEERVKRHNAGKERYSSRGIPWQLVCWEQFETRSEAYKREMEIKGHKSRAYIERLISLQNSAE encoded by the coding sequence TTGGTTCGATACCAACTGGGCCCACGGAATCCCGATCATCGCAAGATGGTCGGGATTTTTGCAGTTTATGGGGGTTCCGCGAAGCGGAATCCACGCGGTTCTGACCTTGTTTCTCTCGGAGGAATCATGGGATTTTGTAACTTGTGCATAAAAATGGCCTACTTCACCTATATACTACAATCTAAAAAGGATGGAAGTTATTATATTGGTAGTACTCTAAATATTGAAGAGCGAGTAAAGCGTCATAATGCAGGAAAAGAACGCTACTCTTCTCGAGGTATACCATGGCAGCTGGTTTGTTGGGAGCAATTTGAAACAAGGTCAGAAGCGTATAAACGGGAAATGGAGATAAAGGGACATAAGAGCAGGGCCTACATTGAGCGATTAATCTCCCTACAAAATTCAGCGGAATAA
- a CDS encoding SAM-dependent methyltransferase, with protein sequence MTYPDQLAGKELIYCKDDFFLMNRACDELYQQFSSITGVDIHKLGDGDILLPSGKAISPSGAAHCLLEMKRTAIFLRGIKKAIDSKLQEGNSTVNILYAGCGPYATLITPLLSFYTPVQVRVTLLDINPVSVEAVEKLYRTLGIDVFAEMFVLSDASIYKVDRQYDIVISETMQAGLKKEPQVAIMQNLIPQCGVDTIFIPEQITIDAYLRKRGIWDGDQLLEEGGKTTFISELFSVNKERLDVSTYRKVVDIPQTLIGPHDLLLYTTIKVFNEEVLGLNDCSLNMPLKYYELGDRFPRSIDFWYSQTDKPKIESKVLDYTT encoded by the coding sequence ATGACTTACCCAGACCAATTAGCCGGGAAGGAGTTGATTTACTGTAAGGACGATTTTTTCCTCATGAATCGTGCTTGCGATGAGTTGTATCAGCAATTCAGCTCGATTACCGGCGTTGACATCCACAAGTTGGGCGATGGCGATATCCTCTTACCCTCCGGAAAAGCAATATCACCCTCGGGTGCTGCACATTGTCTCCTTGAAATGAAGCGAACGGCAATCTTCCTTCGGGGTATTAAAAAAGCCATTGATTCAAAACTTCAGGAAGGTAACAGCACGGTTAATATTCTTTATGCCGGATGTGGTCCTTATGCCACGTTGATTACACCTCTTCTTTCTTTTTACACACCAGTGCAGGTACGTGTAACACTCTTAGATATCAATCCTGTATCAGTTGAAGCTGTCGAAAAACTCTATAGAACCTTAGGTATTGACGTGTTTGCAGAGATGTTTGTTTTGTCTGATGCAAGTATCTATAAGGTTGATAGGCAGTACGACATAGTGATTTCAGAGACTATGCAGGCAGGATTAAAGAAGGAACCTCAGGTGGCCATAATGCAGAATCTAATTCCGCAGTGTGGGGTCGATACCATTTTCATTCCCGAGCAAATTACCATTGATGCATACCTAAGGAAAAGGGGTATTTGGGATGGAGATCAATTGCTGGAAGAGGGAGGCAAAACTACATTTATAAGCGAACTCTTTTCTGTAAACAAAGAAAGGTTGGATGTAAGCACCTATCGCAAGGTTGTGGATATACCCCAAACGCTTATAGGTCCTCATGACTTGCTTCTCTATACAACTATAAAAGTATTTAACGAAGAGGTGCTGGGGTTAAACGATTGCAGCTTAAACATGCCTCTTAAGTATTACGAACTTGGAGACCGCTTTCCCCGATCTATTGATTTTTGGTATAGCCAAACCGATAAACCCAAAATCGAATCTAAAGTTTTAGATTATACAACCTAA
- a CDS encoding phage tail protein → MDPFMAQLLLWPMGWAPSYWAQCDGRSMNVAQNSALFSLLGIAFGGNGSSTFNLPDFRGRVPMGLGTRPGTSINYNLANIGGTESMALTTANLPSHTHTAAVTTTPISVTIKASPAAGTDNVPGTNGSTTLAASMAGRATGSTIYNNQTPTVAMNTATDVSGGATTVVNSTVGNGAAFDNRMPYLAVNFIIALNGIYPTRD, encoded by the coding sequence ATGGATCCTTTTATGGCACAACTTTTACTCTGGCCTATGGGCTGGGCACCAAGTTACTGGGCACAGTGCGATGGTAGATCAATGAATGTAGCTCAAAATTCAGCTTTGTTTTCACTGCTAGGTATTGCATTTGGAGGTAATGGGAGTTCAACTTTTAATTTACCCGACTTCCGAGGTAGGGTACCTATGGGCTTAGGAACACGCCCAGGTACATCAATAAATTACAATCTAGCGAATATTGGGGGAACTGAAAGTATGGCATTAACAACAGCTAATTTACCTTCACATACCCATACTGCTGCTGTAACTACAACACCAATTAGTGTAACCATTAAGGCAAGTCCTGCAGCGGGAACAGATAACGTACCGGGAACAAATGGTTCGACAACACTGGCTGCCTCTATGGCTGGTCGTGCTACTGGAAGTACTATTTATAACAACCAAACGCCAACCGTAGCCATGAATACAGCAACTGATGTTTCGGGCGGAGCAACAACTGTGGTTAATTCAACTGTGGGGAATGGTGCTGCGTTTGATAACCGTATGCCTTACCTAGCAGTAAATTTTATTATTGCATTAAATGGAATTTATCCAACCAGAGATTAA
- a CDS encoding ABC transporter substrate-binding protein: protein MINNQPIKIGFLTPYSSIYPALTPNIVNGFYCSMPEQYQNLFRFYPEYIKQGGGNIVKEAVQKLIQFDNVDIISGIVSYQKVPELAPIIESRKKLAFFFDMGEYIPYTQHISNHLFFNSFQLWQSEYSLGLWAQKEFGDKGAVIMPLYDAGYHLHSAFRQGTISAGSQWIDNHILPYIEGKSQVKGQLDHFFEKFRKDPPSYIHALFCGTEAIDFLVEFHQSGLAGKIPLIISAHMASEELLDTISNLNMTVYSASLWKYNSQDEMNVRFKQQYTMRTGAKADLFALLGYEMGSLFSQLIPDLLKRDWDAVIRSMKNETVKSPRGDRNFFLDSNYATPIIDIEKIEIGNNCVRKMIIGQGRSLKYNHEIFSEIHDECITGWQNPYLCV, encoded by the coding sequence ATGATTAATAATCAACCAATTAAAATAGGTTTTTTAACACCTTATTCATCAATTTATCCTGCATTAACACCTAATATTGTTAATGGGTTTTATTGTTCAATGCCGGAGCAATACCAAAATCTGTTTCGTTTTTATCCAGAGTATATAAAGCAGGGTGGTGGAAATATTGTGAAAGAGGCTGTTCAAAAATTGATTCAGTTTGACAATGTTGATATTATATCGGGAATTGTAAGTTACCAAAAAGTGCCCGAGTTGGCGCCAATTATTGAAAGCAGGAAAAAGCTTGCATTCTTTTTCGACATGGGAGAATACATACCATACACCCAACATATTTCTAACCATCTTTTTTTTAACAGTTTTCAGCTATGGCAGTCGGAGTATTCTCTTGGATTGTGGGCACAAAAGGAATTTGGCGATAAAGGCGCCGTTATAATGCCGTTATATGATGCCGGTTATCACCTTCATAGCGCATTTAGGCAGGGTACAATATCCGCAGGTTCCCAATGGATAGACAACCATATATTACCTTACATCGAAGGAAAATCGCAGGTGAAGGGGCAGCTGGATCATTTCTTTGAAAAGTTTAGGAAAGACCCTCCCTCGTACATCCATGCTTTGTTTTGTGGGACTGAAGCGATCGATTTTTTGGTTGAATTTCACCAATCAGGATTGGCAGGAAAGATACCCTTAATTATTAGTGCTCACATGGCATCTGAGGAGTTGTTGGATACAATCAGCAACCTGAATATGACTGTTTATTCAGCCTCTTTGTGGAAATATAATTCACAGGATGAGATGAATGTCCGGTTTAAGCAACAATATACAATGCGCACAGGGGCAAAAGCCGATCTGTTTGCGTTGCTTGGTTACGAAATGGGATCGCTTTTTTCTCAGCTGATCCCCGATTTATTAAAGCGTGATTGGGATGCTGTAATTAGAAGCATGAAGAATGAAACGGTAAAGTCGCCAAGGGGCGATCGGAATTTCTTTCTAGACTCCAATTATGCAACTCCAATTATCGACATAGAAAAAATTGAAATTGGTAATAACTGTGTCCGGAAAATGATAATCGGGCAGGGACGTTCTTTGAAGTATAACCACGAAATTTTTAGCGAGATACACGATGAATGTATTACGGGTTGGCAAAATCCATACTTGTGTGTTTAG
- a CDS encoding SAM-dependent methyltransferase: protein MPNIKFLFEELLKETTDDTTAINLLKEIEAILAIESNSNTDDSITDVLLSQGVAINPKLAAQCFTDYLRTHRFMLGTYQCVLQLINQGIKPVQILYAGTGPFATIVLPLLYLFSEDEISITTIEINSNSYTAANLLIRKLKKEKYFDSTLLTDAITYSPDREFDIIISETMDKALTREPQLAIFSNLINYLSPTGQLIPECIKVDLVASSIYLEKDVPYYCFDDKETRLVNHKHRQFIDNVISADRHFFETQTLIPNQSLFLKTVKTSQITENLNELIFTTELVVFDDVVLLEDDSTLTKKYICYSFTAMDKGKEFDVHYLNNDSPRIALTPKN, encoded by the coding sequence ATGCCGAATATCAAATTCCTTTTTGAAGAACTCCTAAAAGAGACAACAGATGATACAACAGCCATTAATCTGCTGAAGGAGATTGAAGCAATACTGGCAATCGAATCAAATAGTAACACAGATGATTCAATTACCGATGTTCTCCTTTCGCAAGGAGTTGCCATTAATCCCAAACTTGCCGCGCAATGTTTTACCGATTATCTGCGAACACACCGGTTTATGCTTGGAACCTATCAATGTGTTCTTCAACTAATAAATCAGGGAATAAAACCAGTTCAAATACTCTATGCCGGCACGGGTCCTTTTGCTACTATTGTGTTACCACTATTGTATCTTTTTAGTGAGGATGAAATCTCTATCACAACAATTGAGATCAACAGCAACTCTTACACGGCTGCAAATCTCTTAATTAGAAAGTTGAAAAAAGAAAAATACTTCGATTCCACTCTTTTAACTGATGCCATTACTTACTCCCCGGATAGAGAATTCGACATTATTATTTCCGAAACAATGGATAAGGCTTTAACCCGTGAACCACAGCTGGCTATTTTCAGCAACCTTATAAATTACCTTTCTCCTACCGGACAATTAATCCCGGAATGTATAAAAGTCGATCTAGTTGCATCATCAATCTACCTCGAAAAGGATGTACCCTACTATTGTTTCGATGATAAGGAAACTCGGTTGGTAAATCATAAGCATCGGCAGTTTATCGATAATGTAATCTCAGCTGATCGCCATTTTTTCGAAACACAAACGCTTATTCCAAATCAAAGCCTATTCCTGAAAACTGTCAAAACTAGCCAAATTACAGAAAACCTCAACGAACTGATTTTCACAACAGAACTTGTAGTGTTTGATGATGTAGTATTGCTCGAAGATGATTCCACATTAACGAAAAAATACATTTGTTACTCTTTCACTGCAATGGATAAAGGGAAAGAGTTTGATGTACATTACCTCAATAATGATTCACCTCGAATAGCATTAACACCAAAAAACTAA
- a CDS encoding cadherin domain-containing protein → MRNYFTQGTIKRMRSYERSELNSARVFGMTDILYETNSLSYLRNLGRLIFVVCISLLFFLTGASAQTTETFESFSMGATSFTSNSVPFTLNPSGGAFAVDVYNPYGYLSSSNFIDNLTSLTNPCQIKSTSTFSVKSLYLYPSDNGGNSNQTSGVTVTLTGKLGGTTKFTYSPPSSDFASASYTNSTNRGFSLVNFATPGYDNIAIDELEITLGGTTNYFAIDNFTWGAAVVNNAPTDIALSASAINENVVANSTVGTLSTTDPDVGNTFTYTLVAGTGSTDNASFNISGSSLRITSSPDFETKSSYSVRVRTTDQGSLSFEKAFTITINDVAEAPTDVALSASSISENVAANSTVGTLSSTDPDAGNTFTYTLVAGTGSTDNASFNISGSSLRITASPDFETKSSYSVRVRTTDQSSLTYEKAFTITINNVNETPTDIALSASSINENVAANSTIGSLSSTDPDAGNTFTYTLVTGTGSTDNALFNISGSSLRITASPDFETKSSYSVRVRTTDQGSLTYEKAFTITINNVNESPTDIAISASAINENVAGNSTVGSLSSTDPDAGNTFTYTLVAGTGSTDNASFNISGSNLRITASPDFETKSSYTVRVRTTDQGTLFFEKAFTITISDVNEAPTDIVLSASAINENVAANSAVGSLSSTDPDAGNTFTYTLVTGTGSTDNASFNISGSSLRITASPDFETKSSYSVRVRTTDQSSLTYEKAFTITINNVNESPTDVEISASAINENVAGNTTVGLLSSTDPDAGNTFTYTLVVGTGSTDNASFNISGSSLRITASPNFETKSSYSVRVRTTDQGNLTYEKAFTVTINDLNEAPTDVALSASSINENVSANSTIGTLSSTDADAANTFTYTLVAGTGGTDNASFNISGSNLRITASPDFETKSSYSVRVRTTDQGSLSFEKAFTITINNVNETPVVTPAQSFSINENLISGTVVGTVVATDPDAGTTFSGWAITANVNPNGDGSSAFAINAATGQITVADAGDLDREINSSLTIKVTVSDGTNTSAEEDVTINLNDLNDVAPVVTAAQVFYVAEQSPNGTPVGTVLATDGDVTATTFQNWTITAGNSSGYFAINSSSGAITVVDNTGLNSAVNPSFTLTLTVSDGTNTSSSQTVSIIVSAVNDENPVITAAQSFAIDENANNSTAVGLVLATDPDYGTLFQGWTITAGNTSDAFAIDASTGAITVNQSSALDFETTPTFTLSVTVSDGLHTSATETLTINLTNVNDNTPEITSTSFTIDENSPVNFVVGKVEVSDKDGDLNPLTVTIKGGNTGDAFAYDNASGNLVVKTVTPVDFEVNPEFSLELEVSDGTLSSTKVVKVILRDVIETGVDEQLFSAISAYPNPCSGTLFIDIPATTSVSDISVTDVNGKLVYREQPSGLEQTIKLDMSSMKQGVYFVVLQGNGQKKILRVVKQ, encoded by the coding sequence ATGAGAAACTACTTTACTCAAGGCACAATTAAGCGCATGCGTTCTTATGAACGAAGTGAGCTAAATTCAGCACGGGTGTTCGGGATGACCGACATCCTGTATGAAACAAACAGTCTTTCCTATTTAAGAAATCTTGGCAGGCTAATCTTTGTGGTTTGCATTAGTCTGTTGTTTTTCTTGACAGGTGCTTCAGCCCAAACAACAGAGACTTTTGAAAGTTTTTCCATGGGTGCCACAAGTTTTACCAGCAACAGTGTTCCTTTTACCCTTAATCCAAGTGGCGGAGCTTTTGCTGTGGATGTTTACAATCCTTATGGTTATTTAAGCAGTAGTAATTTTATAGACAACCTTACTTCTTTGACTAATCCATGTCAAATTAAATCGACTTCAACATTTAGTGTGAAGAGTCTATATCTTTATCCTTCAGACAATGGTGGAAACTCTAACCAAACATCTGGTGTAACTGTAACTTTAACTGGAAAATTAGGTGGTACAACGAAGTTTACATACAGCCCCCCTTCATCTGATTTTGCTAGTGCCAGCTATACTAATTCTACGAATAGGGGTTTTTCATTAGTTAATTTTGCAACACCTGGATACGATAATATTGCAATCGATGAGTTAGAAATTACGCTGGGTGGAACTACTAATTACTTTGCAATTGACAATTTTACCTGGGGAGCAGCAGTGGTAAACAACGCCCCAACTGACATTGCACTTTCCGCTTCTGCTATTAACGAGAACGTAGTTGCCAACTCAACTGTAGGCACCTTGAGCACTACTGATCCAGATGTTGGCAATACCTTTACCTATACGCTAGTGGCGGGAACTGGCAGCACCGATAACGCCTCGTTCAACATTAGCGGCAGCAGCTTGCGTATTACCTCAAGTCCCGATTTCGAGACCAAGAGCAGCTACTCGGTTCGCGTAAGAACAACCGACCAAGGCAGTTTGTCCTTCGAGAAGGCATTTACGATTACCATAAATGATGTTGCTGAAGCACCAACAGACGTTGCGCTATCGGCCAGCTCGATTAGCGAGAATGTAGCGGCCAACTCCACTGTAGGCACATTAAGCAGCACCGATCCTGATGCAGGTAATACTTTTACATACACACTAGTCGCTGGAACAGGCAGCACCGACAACGCCTCGTTCAACATCAGCGGTAGCAGCTTGCGTATTACCGCCAGCCCCGACTTCGAGACCAAGAGCAGCTACTCGGTTCGCGTAAGAACAACCGACCAAAGCAGCTTGACCTACGAGAAGGCATTTACGATTACGATTAATAATGTGAACGAAACGCCTACAGATATAGCGCTATCGGCGAGCTCGATCAACGAAAATGTAGCCGCCAACTCGACAATAGGCAGTTTGAGTTCCACTGACCCTGATGCCGGCAACACCTTTACCTATACGCTGGTAACTGGAACGGGCAGCACCGATAACGCCTTGTTCAACATCAGCGGTAGCAGCCTGCGAATTACCGCCAGCCCCGACTTCGAGACCAAGAGCAGCTACTCGGTTCGCGTAAGAACAACCGACCAAGGCAGCTTGACCTACGAGAAGGCATTTACGATTACGATTAATAATGTGAACGAAAGCCCGACCGACATCGCTATTTCTGCCAGCGCAATCAACGAGAATGTAGCAGGCAACTCAACCGTAGGCAGCTTGAGTTCAACCGACCCTGATGCAGGTAATACTTTTACATACACGCTAGTGGCAGGAACGGGCAGCACCGACAACGCCTCGTTCAACATAAGCGGTAGCAACTTGCGAATTACCGCCAGCCCCGACTTTGAGACCAAGAGCAGTTACACGGTTAGAGTCCGCACAACCGACCAAGGCACTTTATTCTTTGAAAAGGCGTTTACCATTACGATTAGTGACGTAAACGAAGCACCTACAGACATAGTGTTATCGGCCAGCGCCATTAACGAGAATGTAGCGGCCAATTCCGCGGTGGGCAGCTTGAGCAGCACCGACCCTGATGCCGGCAACACTTTTACCTATACGCTGGTAACCGGAACAGGAAGCACCGACAACGCCTCGTTCAACATCAGCGGCAGCAGCTTGCGAATTACCGCTAGCCCCGACTTCGAGACCAAGAGCAGCTACTCGGTTCGCGTAAGAACAACCGACCAAAGCAGCTTGACCTACGAGAAGGCATTTACAATTACGATTAATAATGTGAACGAAAGTCCAACAGACGTTGAGATATCGGCCAGCGCCATCAACGAGAACGTAGCAGGAAACACTACAGTAGGTCTGTTGAGCAGCACCGATCCTGATGCCGGCAACACCTTTACCTATACGTTAGTGGTAGGAACAGGAAGCACCGATAACGCCTCGTTCAACATCAGCGGCAGCAGCTTGCGGATTACCGCAAGTCCCAACTTTGAGACCAAGAGCAGCTACTCGGTTCGCGTAAGAACAACAGACCAAGGCAACTTGACCTACGAGAAGGCGTTCACCGTTACCATCAATGATTTGAACGAAGCCCCAACAGATGTTGCGCTATCGGCCAGCTCAATTAACGAGAACGTATCGGCCAACTCTACAATAGGTACCTTGAGCAGCACCGATGCCGATGCAGCAAATACCTTTACCTATACGCTGGTAGCCGGAACGGGCGGCACCGATAACGCCTCGTTCAACATTAGCGGCAGCAACTTGCGGATTACAGCAAGTCCCGACTTCGAGACCAAGAGCAGCTACTCGGTTCGCGTAAGAACAACCGACCAAGGCAGTTTGTCCTTCGAGAAGGCATTTACGATTACCATTAACAATGTGAACGAAACGCCAGTTGTAACACCAGCACAAAGTTTCAGTATTAACGAAAACTTGATTTCAGGAACAGTTGTGGGAACAGTTGTTGCAACCGATCCCGATGCTGGAACAACTTTCAGCGGTTGGGCGATAACTGCTAATGTAAACCCCAACGGGGATGGCAGTAGTGCATTTGCAATAAATGCTGCTACCGGTCAAATAACCGTTGCTGATGCAGGTGATCTCGACCGCGAAATTAATTCCTCACTTACCATTAAAGTTACGGTAAGCGACGGAACGAATACTAGCGCAGAGGAAGATGTAACCATTAACCTGAACGATTTGAACGATGTTGCTCCTGTGGTTACCGCCGCGCAAGTTTTTTATGTTGCGGAACAGTCACCAAACGGAACACCTGTAGGAACAGTTTTAGCTACCGATGGTGATGTAACGGCAACTACTTTCCAGAATTGGACAATTACTGCCGGAAACAGTAGTGGCTATTTTGCCATTAACTCTTCGTCCGGAGCAATTACTGTAGTGGACAATACTGGATTAAATTCTGCAGTTAACCCCAGCTTTACATTAACGCTAACGGTATCTGATGGCACAAATACCAGTTCGTCTCAAACTGTATCCATAATTGTTTCAGCAGTTAATGATGAAAATCCTGTGATTACAGCAGCTCAATCTTTTGCCATCGACGAAAACGCCAACAACAGCACGGCGGTTGGTCTCGTTTTGGCAACGGATCCTGATTATGGAACACTATTCCAAGGATGGACAATTACCGCAGGCAACACCAGCGATGCCTTTGCCATCGACGCATCTACCGGAGCAATTACGGTAAACCAATCGTCGGCACTCGATTTTGAAACCACACCAACCTTTACCCTTTCGGTAACCGTTAGCGATGGGTTGCATACTTCTGCCACCGAAACGTTGACGATTAATCTCACCAACGTGAACGATAATACACCGGAGATAACCTCCACGTCGTTCACCATTGATGAGAACTCACCAGTGAATTTTGTTGTTGGTAAGGTTGAGGTAAGCGATAAGGATGGCGATCTTAATCCGCTGACCGTAACCATCAAGGGTGGAAACACTGGCGATGCCTTTGCTTACGACAATGCTTCCGGCAACTTGGTTGTAAAAACTGTTACGCCTGTTGACTTTGAGGTGAATCCCGAATTCAGCCTTGAGCTGGAGGTAAGCGATGGAACGCTTTCGAGCACCAAGGTTGTAAAGGTTATCCTTCGTGATGTGATTGAAACAGGTGTTGATGAGCAGCTTTTCAGCGCCATCAGTGCTTATCCAAACCCATGTTCCGGTACACTGTTTATCGATATTCCTGCCACTACCTCGGTTTCGGATATTTCGGTTACCGATGTTAACGGAAAATTGGTTTACCGCGAGCAACCTTCTGGATTGGAGCAAACCATTAAGCTCGACATGAGTTCGATGAAGCAAGGTGTTTACTTTGTGGTGCTGCAAGGCAATGGCCAGAAGAAGATTCTGCGCGTTGTAAAGCAATAG
- a CDS encoding T9SS type A sorting domain-containing protein, whose protein sequence is MRIKTLLFIAFSISYVFANGQNKIEKQITNDIYNDYQLSVSGNKMIWYQDSLEYTNLMYWDGSKKIKLVDKQDLKADKSPAKISGNYITWAQKVNGNYEIMLYDGQTIKQITSNDYDDIRPDLYENRIVWQSYNAVTNKSNVLYYNGTTSIQINSDTLQAYYPCISKNKIAFTAGSTNGYGIFLYENGSAKLISNYSNDFSTGTKGEPMVSDNIVAWGGQTNEQKWTIFYHDNTTHQVDAAYSSVDVRDVYLNNILFEGENADKSYNAFLYDGAITQITTDGESGPNSMYGDSIYYETSGNIFLYTKAGGSKAITQSGNDYHSCYKGGVLAWTRDINDKDDIFILVDAQDITAPILSAASVDGITATNAVAHITANEAGTAYYAVQLASITAPTAAAIKDGTGFLAAGNAPVTATVEKSINIAGLSFSSSYSFYTIVVDGASNTSEIKKVEFTTITSSISSTAGEEILTIWPNPAHGIVQINVKVSAQYKIFNMLGIVVKSGYLDEHQSTLDISNLAKGNYFIRTIQKGTTITKKLMIE, encoded by the coding sequence ATGAGAATTAAAACTTTACTCTTTATCGCTTTTTCGATCTCTTATGTCTTTGCAAATGGGCAGAACAAGATTGAAAAACAAATTACAAACGACATTTACAATGATTATCAACTCAGCGTTTCGGGCAATAAAATGATTTGGTATCAGGATAGCCTCGAGTACACAAACTTGATGTACTGGGATGGATCAAAAAAAATAAAGTTAGTTGACAAGCAAGATTTAAAAGCAGACAAATCGCCAGCTAAAATTTCGGGCAACTACATTACATGGGCTCAAAAAGTTAATGGAAACTACGAGATTATGCTCTACGATGGCCAAACCATTAAACAAATTACCAGCAATGATTACGATGATATCCGTCCCGATTTATACGAAAACAGAATTGTATGGCAATCTTACAATGCTGTAACAAACAAAAGCAATGTGCTTTACTATAATGGAACAACATCCATTCAAATAAATTCTGATACGCTGCAAGCCTACTATCCCTGTATCTCAAAAAACAAGATTGCATTTACAGCGGGAAGCACGAATGGATATGGCATTTTCCTTTATGAAAATGGAAGCGCAAAACTTATTTCAAATTATTCGAACGATTTTTCTACTGGGACTAAAGGCGAGCCAATGGTGTCGGATAATATCGTGGCTTGGGGTGGTCAAACAAATGAACAAAAGTGGACAATTTTTTATCATGACAACACCACACATCAAGTTGATGCAGCCTATAGCTCTGTAGATGTTAGGGATGTTTATCTAAATAACATCTTGTTTGAGGGGGAAAACGCAGATAAAAGCTATAATGCCTTTCTATACGATGGAGCCATCACCCAAATAACTACAGACGGAGAATCTGGCCCCAACTCTATGTACGGGGATTCCATCTACTATGAAACATCAGGAAATATTTTTCTTTACACCAAAGCCGGTGGAAGTAAGGCAATAACGCAGAGTGGCAATGACTACCACTCTTGTTACAAAGGGGGAGTGCTTGCTTGGACAAGAGATATTAATGATAAAGATGACATTTTTATTTTGGTAGATGCCCAAGATATAACGGCTCCCATACTCTCGGCTGCATCCGTTGATGGAATTACAGCAACAAATGCCGTGGCACACATAACCGCCAACGAAGCAGGAACAGCTTACTATGCCGTGCAACTAGCTTCAATAACAGCACCTACCGCGGCGGCGATTAAAGATGGAACAGGCTTTTTAGCAGCAGGGAATGCCCCGGTAACTGCAACCGTTGAAAAAAGTATAAACATTGCAGGACTATCATTCTCATCGTCATACTCGTTTTACACCATAGTTGTGGATGGAGCAAGCAACACATCGGAGATAAAAAAAGTGGAATTCACCACCATCACGAGTTCTATCTCCAGCACAGCAGGGGAAGAAATTCTGACCATATGGCCAAATCCCGCACATGGCATCGTTCAAATCAATGTAAAAGTATCGGCTCAATACAAAATATTCAACATGCTCGGTATCGTGGTTAAGAGTGGATACCTAGACGAACATCAATCTACCCTCGATATTAGCAACCTAGCAAAAGGCAACTACTTTATTCGTACAATTCAAAAAGGAACAACCATAACTAAGAAGTTAATGATAGAATAA